A stretch of Streptococcus sp. oral taxon 061 DNA encodes these proteins:
- a CDS encoding oligosaccharide flippase family protein, producing MKNIKVNALASLLVNILNIVFPLITNPYLTRILSKSNYGYFNTANTWASFVIPLAAFGIYNYGIRAISKVKDDKNKINYVFSKLFYISLITSVVTTAIYFLFIYFDTSIVNLKILYYILGIQALFQFLNIEWMNEAYENYSFILYKTLVIRIGMLVAIFAFVKTPDDIVPYAIVMSATTIINYLLSFLWIKREVSFVKIEVIELIKASKPLLTMLLLANANMLYTLLDRMFITKGPDENYISYYTIASSIVMLIASVLSGAINVSIPRLGYYLGKKDYTSYKNLVNQGAALFYFLIIPTSIGIMVLGTYATVIYSSEKYIEAGIVTSVFAFRTIIWAIELILGKQIIFINDHENRLTAFYFIGGGVNVILNSLLLFNNIFTPAYYIGTTIIAEAIVVLLEIRFIQKHKLLDLKEIFGTLARYTVVSLGFIPIYYICKILFQVQSYTVNMAMLSMVVATIAGCAIYYTVALFIIKDKTLHYALGLARAKLKRN from the coding sequence ATGAAAAATATAAAAGTTAACGCTTTGGCTAGCTTGCTGGTCAATATTTTAAACATCGTTTTTCCCCTGATTACTAATCCCTATCTAACACGGATTCTTAGTAAATCAAATTACGGCTACTTTAATACAGCTAACACCTGGGCGAGCTTTGTCATTCCACTAGCTGCCTTTGGGATTTACAATTATGGGATTCGAGCAATTAGTAAAGTAAAGGATGACAAAAATAAGATTAATTATGTCTTTTCTAAGTTGTTCTATATTTCGCTCATTACTTCAGTTGTAACAACAGCTATCTATTTCCTCTTTATTTATTTTGATACTAGTATTGTCAATCTAAAAATCCTTTACTATATCCTCGGAATTCAAGCCCTTTTCCAATTCCTAAATATTGAGTGGATGAACGAAGCCTATGAGAACTATTCATTTATCCTTTATAAAACACTAGTTATTCGTATTGGAATGTTAGTGGCTATCTTTGCCTTTGTCAAAACACCTGATGATATCGTTCCTTATGCTATTGTCATGAGTGCAACAACCATTATCAACTATCTACTCAGTTTCTTATGGATCAAACGAGAGGTTTCTTTTGTCAAGATTGAAGTCATCGAACTCATCAAAGCATCTAAGCCTCTCTTAACCATGCTCCTTCTAGCAAATGCCAATATGCTCTACACCTTGTTGGACCGTATGTTCATTACTAAAGGACCTGATGAGAATTACATCTCCTACTACACTATTGCTTCAAGTATTGTTATGCTGATTGCTAGTGTCCTGAGTGGAGCTATCAATGTCAGCATTCCTCGACTTGGTTACTACTTAGGAAAAAAAGATTACACTTCATACAAAAATCTGGTAAACCAAGGTGCGGCTCTCTTCTACTTCCTTATAATTCCAACTAGTATCGGGATTATGGTTTTAGGAACTTATGCGACTGTTATCTACTCTTCGGAGAAGTATATAGAAGCAGGAATTGTAACAAGCGTCTTTGCCTTTCGAACCATTATCTGGGCTATCGAATTAATCCTTGGTAAGCAAATTATCTTTATCAATGACCACGAAAACCGATTAACAGCTTTCTACTTTATCGGTGGTGGTGTCAATGTCATCCTAAACTCTCTACTCCTTTTCAACAACATCTTTACTCCTGCCTACTACATCGGAACAACGATTATTGCTGAGGCAATCGTAGTTCTACTTGAAATCCGCTTTATTCAGAAACATAAACTCTTGGATTTGAAAGAAATTTTTGGAACATTAGCTCGCTACACAGTTGTGTCACTAGGCTTTATTCCAATTTACTATATCTGTAAAATTCTCTTCCAAGTTCAGTCATACACAGTGAATATGGCTATGCTCAGTATGGTGGTAGCTACAATTGCCGGATGTGCTATCTATTACACTGTCGCTCTCTTTATAATTAAGGATAAAACCCTTCACTATGCACTCGGTTTAGCGCGTGCCAAACTTAAAAGAAATTAA
- a CDS encoding ComEC/Rec2 family competence protein, which translates to MILESNGHFAMIDTGDDFSYPDGSNPRYPDRPGIEKDPKAITEDRLLSHIEQLGIKNFDFIIITHAHSDHIGAAHDILKTIPTQKIYIKKYSDERLTDKTGLWDNLYGYERALQAALETNTTIVQEISEKDSHLTLGNIKIDLLNYENEYENDGSLKKVYDDNLNSILSIVNINNTKIFLGGDLENTERHIEEKYAPLIGHVDVMKFNHHVETTKSNTKEFVDKLNPKKIIKTGIRPVEEKYAEYLKQKNISIINAGQLDRAAISLEFNNGNVTDVSDEYPHYGFYTNDGILKFKNWKNEAPEDGWTQHNDNWYISLILVQSQLVGNI; encoded by the coding sequence ATGATACTAGAAAGCAACGGACATTTTGCAATGATAGATACTGGAGATGATTTTTCTTATCCAGACGGTTCTAACCCTAGATACCCCGATAGACCAGGAATTGAGAAAGATCCCAAAGCAATTACTGAAGATAGATTACTATCTCATATTGAACAATTAGGTATTAAAAATTTCGATTTCATAATCATAACACATGCACATTCCGATCATATTGGCGCAGCTCACGATATTCTAAAAACAATACCTACTCAAAAAATATACATAAAAAAATATAGTGATGAGCGTCTCACAGATAAAACAGGTCTTTGGGATAATTTGTATGGATATGAACGAGCTTTACAGGCTGCCCTAGAAACAAATACTACAATTGTTCAAGAAATTTCTGAAAAAGATTCACACCTAACTCTTGGAAATATAAAAATTGATTTATTAAATTATGAGAATGAATACGAAAATGATGGCTCATTAAAGAAAGTATATGATGATAATTTGAATTCAATTTTATCAATAGTAAATATTAATAATACAAAAATTTTCTTAGGAGGGGATTTAGAAAATACTGAAAGACATATAGAAGAGAAATATGCACCTTTGATTGGACATGTAGATGTCATGAAATTTAATCACCACGTAGAAACAACTAAATCTAATACGAAAGAATTTGTCGACAAACTTAATCCTAAGAAAATTATAAAAACAGGGATTAGACCAGTAGAAGAAAAATACGCTGAATATCTTAAACAAAAAAATATCAGCATTATAAATGCCGGACAACTAGATAGAGCAGCAATCTCTCTCGAATTCAACAATGGAAATGTTACTGATGTATCTGATGAATACCCACATTATGGATTTTATACCAATGATGGTATTCTAAAATTTAAAAATTGGAAAAATGAAGCTCCTGAAGATGGTTGGACACAACACAACGATAATTGGTATATTTCTTTGATTCTGGTACAGTCGCAGTTGGTTGGAAATATATAG